Below is a genomic region from Deinococcus sp. YIM 77859.
AACGTCCGGCATTACTGGGAGTTGGCTGCAACCCGTGACGAGGAACTGCTTCAGAGCGGCCTGAGTCAAGACCGGCAATTTCTGCTCGCCCACGCCACCCACGGCTACCTTGCCAACACGCAACTTCTGGTCCGTGAGGACGGCCGCCCGTTGTGGGTGGTTAACGAGGGCGAGTACCGCATGATCAACACCCTCGATCTCACTGTGGATCAGCTGTTTTGGGAGTTGCGTTACCATCCCTGGACCACCGCCCATGTCCTTGATCTGTTTGTGGAGCGCTACGCCTTTACAGATGAGATCAAGTGCGGCGAAGAGCGGTTGCCCGGCGGGCTTAGTTTTACCCATGACATGGGGGTCTCAAACGTCTTCACCCCGCCCGGCATCTCCTCGTACGAGACGGAGAACCTCGACGGCTGCTTCTCGCATATGACCTTCGAGCAGCTCACCAACTGGACGCTGAGCGCGACCATGTACGGCCTGCTCGCTGACCGTTCGTGGTTGGAGGAGCACGTAGGCACGCTCGAGGCTTGCCTGGCATCCCTACTCGTACGCGACACAGACGGGGACGGTGTTATGGATGCCGACAGCGCCCGCACCAAGAACGGAGCAGAGATCACCACCTATGACAGCCTAGACGCGAGTCTAGGACCAGCACGAGGGAACCTCTACCTGGCCGTGAAGACCTGGGCGTCCCTGGTGTGCTTACACCAGGCTCTGACGCTGCTAGGCCGGGACGGTGAAACAGCACGTGCACAGGCCCAGCGGACCGCTGAGCGTATTGTGCAGGCCTTTGACCCGGCTCGGGGCTACATCCCTGCGCTTCTGTTTGGCGGAAGTGACGCCTGCATCCTTCCCGCCATCGAAGCGCTCGCGTACCCTTTCCTGCTGGGATTGCGCGAGACGGTGAGCGAACAGGGCCCGTATGGATCCCTCATCACAGCCCTACGGCGGCACCTTGCTACGGCCCTGCAACCAGGCGTCTGCTTGGACGCTACATCGGGTGGTTGGAAGCTCTCAAGCACCAGCGTGAACACCTGGCTCTCCAAGATCTTCCTGTGTCAGTTCGTGGCTGAGGAAGTGTTCGGCCTGCAGCCCAATCCTCGCTGCGACGAGGCGCATGTGCGCTGGCAGCAGGTAGGGTCGGCACCCCATGGTCCGACGGATCAGGTGCGCTCGACCGACGGGCACGCCTTGGGCAGCCGGCTGTACCCCCGCCTGGTGACCAGCGTGTTGTGGTTACCGCGGCCCTGGGCGGAACAGGCGGCGACGAGACAAACCCCATTCCGCGTTCCGCTCACGACCTGACCAGTTGCGGGGGGTGCTGAACTCCGCAGCTCCTCAGCCACGAGCCCGCCTGCTGCTGTGCGGCTCCACTTGCCTGTGCCTGTGCCTCTTGGCCACAGCACGGGGATTCCATCTGCGTGAGTGGCCTAAGCTTTGTCCTGCGGCCCAGCAGATCTTGTCCCTGAGGCTCGGCTTCAAGGTGGAGACGGCCGTGAGCGGCACGGCTCCCTTCAGCGAGATGGGCGCGGTGCTTCGGCCTTCGTCTGCACTGCGATGTCCCCGATCACCTCGCGAAAAAAAGTGATCAGGCGGCCTACGTGGTGATCGAAGGTGAACTGGTCTCGCAGCGCCCAGACATGCTCGCGCAGGCGAGTCAGGCGCTCGCGGTCCTCAAGCTGCGCACCTAGGTCCGCCATATCCCGGAAGAAAAGCCCTAGGTCCAGTTCCCGCGCGAGGCTCTGCGTGGCGACGATGTGGCCGGTGTTGTCCCCTTGCAGCATGGGCACTCCCGCGGCTGCGAGCGTCGCCATCCGCGCCGGAATATTCAGGTCGTCCCAGTTGGCGCGCCGCAGCTCTCCCGCGTTCTCGCTGCGAAAAAAGTGCAGCCAGCCCGCGTCGTAGCGCGAGAACTCGGCCACCCAGTTCTCCTGGTTCACGTTGGGATGCAGGTGCAGGAAACGCCCCGCCAGCCTTTTTGTTCGCTCGATCCACCCCTGCCACTGCCCGTGGGTGAATTCGCCGTAGAAGTGCAGATGAATGCCCTGCGCGGCGAGTTCCGCGACTGTCTCCGGATGCAGGCCGATGGGGCGGCCCGGTACGACCGTATGCAACTCGCCGTCGCTGTTCGAGAGCCGCGGTGAGCGTTCGCCCCCCACGCTCTCGCGCTTGGGCAGGTCGCCGTCCAGAACGAGGGTGGGACGTCCATCCGCGAGTTGTGGCGAGAGCATCTCGAACCAGTCCTGCATTTCCCGGCTGGAATAGATGCGCCCGTCCGCCCGTGCGTACAGCTCCAGCAGTTCGCGCCAGGTGCCCTTTTCCAGGCAGATGAAAGGCCCTTCTTTGAAGTGCCACACAAAGGGCACGCCGGGGTTTTCCGTCAGGACGTGGTGTACGAAGGGGACCGCCTGCCAGTTGAGCAGCCCGTAGATCACGTCGGGCTTGATCTCCCGCACCGCCGCCTGCCAGTTCGTGCGCCCGATGTCCTGCACGTGGCCGAAGGGAAGGGGCCCGGTCCAGTTGTACCAGTAGGGCTTCTCCATCCACAGGCCGTAGAGCCGGTGCCCCTGTTCTGCGAGCGCGAGCACCCGCTCGGGGTTGTAGGCGAGCTCGCCCACAAGCAGGATCTTCAGGCCGCCGGGTGCAGGGGGCGTGGGCGGGCGCTCACGGTACCGGCGGTAGCGCTCCACCTCGTCGATGAAATGGCCGACCGTCGTGTGGAAGCGCAGCGGTTCCTGCACGCCGTAGTAGTCGCGGTAGGTGTTGATGCCGCCCACCGGCTCGCGCACGATCTTGTGCCGCTGCTCCGGGTGGTCCACCCACTCGCAGGTGACCCGCTCGGTCCCGACCGCTGGGCCACGCCGCTCCAGCGCGTGCCAGTACATCCGGCCCAGGTCGTCCGTGGTGAGTTCCGAGCGTTCCAGCCAGCGGTCCCCGCTGCGGCGGTGCATCACCTGCACGAGCTGGAGGGAAAAGCCGCCGATCTGCCCCGCCGCCGTGCGGTTGTAGTGGTGCCGCACGCCCGAATAGGCGAGCGCGGCTTCGGGATAGGCGGCGAGCGTGTCCGCGAGCTGCGCCAGATGGTCACGGTAGTACACGTCGTCGGACGGCAGGTAGGCGACGAGCGGGGCCTGCGCGAACGAAAGCGCGTGGTTGAGGGCCGCCCCGAGACCGACATTCCGTTCCAGACGGTGGTAGGAGATGCGGGGATCGGCGAGATAGGATTGGACGACCTCTCCGGTATGGTCGGGGGAACCGTCGTCCACCACGATGAGTTCCCAGTCGCTGAGCGACTGCGCGAGCAGGCTCTCGACGGCGCGGGGCAGGAAGTGGGCCTGCCGGTAGGTCGGCATCAGCACCGAAACGCGCGGGGAGGGGTGAAGGGTCATTCCTGCCGCCCCAGCAGCTGACCGGTGTGGTGAGCGGTTGGCCGTTCTGTGCTTCCCCGGTGGATCATCTCTCCTCCTGCTGGTGTGTTCTTGGGTTCAAAGGGACGTGAGCGGAATGCCGTCTTGCCCTCCCGCAGAGTGATACCTCTCACACAACCAGGAACTCAAGCTCTTCCACAGCTTTTCTCTCTCCACCTCCAGCTCGACCGGTAGGGCAGTGGGCCCCCGAAGAGCGTGGCCGCAGCCGCGCTGACACGCCTTTTCCAAGCATCGTGATTTGATGAACGTTCCAGAAAATAGCCTCCAGGACGACAAAAACGCTGTGCTGGGCGGTTGAAGTGCGTGCTGGTGGGCCTTTCTTGGGGCTTCCCCCCCTTCACGAGCGGACAAACGTATGTCATGCTGCGCACCATGACGAAGAAGTCGACGAAAGCGCCCGCCAAGAAGTCCACCGCCAAGGCTGCCCCCGCCCAGGACAACGCCCAGGAGGCCCGCGCCGCGGGTCGGGAGGGTGGAAGTGGCAAGGTTGCCAAGACCCAGCTTGTCGAGCTGGTCGCTGGCAAAACCGGCCTGACCAAGAAGCAGAGCGAGGAGGCCGTGAGCGCCATGCTCGGCGTGGTTGTGGACGCCATCAAGAGCGGCAAGAGTGTGGGGCTGCCTGGCCTGGGGACCCTGAGCGTCAAGCAGACCGCCGCCCGTACCGGTGTTCGCCCCGGGACCAATGAGCGCATTCAGATTCCTGCCGGGAAGAAAGTCGCCTTTAAGGTCGCCTCTACCCTCAAGTCTTCCCTCGGCGTTACGGACGACACGGCATCTGCCGAGTAAGGCGGAATCATCCCAAGCGACGCGCCTCCACCGGGGGCGCTTTTTGATGGCTTCGGCCATTCCAGCGGCTTTGCTGTAGGTTCAGGGCGGTCCCAGCACGCCGCGCCAACGGCTGGAGAGGCGCGGCAGGATTCGCCGGGCGATGGTCTGAAGCTCGTTGGGGGGAGCCAGAAAGACAGCCGCAGCCAACACGACGGCGCCCAGCAACAGCTCCGCCGTGAACAGCACGGCGAGCGGTGTGCCCAGGTGACGCAGCGGTTGCACCACGGCGAAGGAGACGGCCGCCGACCCGAGAAGGCAGAGCAGGCCGGTCCCGTACGCCCGCAGGATGGCGCGGCCGCCGCCCACAATGGAACGGGCGAGCAGCGCAAAGGCAACGTTACGCAAGATGGTGGCGGCGAGCAGGGTGAGCGCGATGGCGACGACGCTGCCTCCCAGCCGGTAGGTGGTCCAAAAGGCCAGCAGCAGCCCCAGGAAGTACACCAGCTGAATTCTGATCTTGGCCCCCAGCCGCGCGGTGGCCTCGGCCAGCACGCCGGAAAGGTTACTGGTCACCAGGAAGGGCAGGAGCAGACCGAAGATCCTCAGCAGCGGGACGGCCTCCAGAAACTGCGGCCCCAGCAGCACGCGCACGATCTCGGGAGCGGCCACCACGATGCCGCCCGAGACGCAGCCCATCACCAGCATGAGGGCGAGCAGCGCGGAGTGGTAGGCCCGGCGCAGCCGCTCGGGTTCTGTCTGCACGGCACTAAAGGACGGGGCGAGCACCCGAGTCAGGCTCCCGGCGAAATTCAGTGCGGGGCCGCTCACGGTGTTGTAGCTGCGGCTGTACAGACCCAGGGCGGTGGGCGAGTACAGCCGTCCCAGCAGCAGCGTGTCCAGGTTGGCACTCAGAAACTCCAGGAAATTCACCACCGTGACCCGTGTCCCAAAGGCATACAGGGGACGGTACGCTTCCCGCCTCAAGGTCAGGCGGAGGCTGTGGCGCGTCGCGGCGTACAGGAAAACCGTTTGAATGATGGCCTGGGCGAGCGCGCTCAAGGCCACGCTGAGGGCACCAAACCCCAGGTAGGCTGTTCCCAGCCCAATGACGCCGTGCCCCAAAATATAGGAGGTGAGCTCGGCGGTCACCAGAGGTCGGAAGCGCAGGGAGCGGCGCAGCAGGCTGCTGGACAGCACGATGAGCGCATTCAGCAGGTAGGCACCGGCGTAGACGCGAAAGACCGGCACCAGTTCGGGGAGGTCGTAGAAGCGGCCAGCCAGGGGGGCAAGGCACCATGCGATCACCGTGACCAAGGCGCCCAGCAGCAGTGAGGACGTAAAGCCTGCCCGGATATCCGTTTCGGTGAGTTCGGGCTTTTGCACAATCGCCTGTCCGATCCCCAGGTCACCCACGAACTGCCCGACCCGTTGCAGCATAAAGGCGAGGGCGACCACACCGAACGCTTCGGGTGTCAACAGACGCGACAGCACCGCCGCGAACACCAGTTGCAGGGCGGTCCCTATCCCCAGCGAGACATAACTCCACTTGATCGCGTGGACAGTGCGACTCTTGAGGCTCATGTCGGCCTCGCCGGGGGGCTGCGCCGTGCCCTGGCCTGCGCCAGGACGTGCTCGTACAGATTCAGGTAAGCCTGCGCCTGCCGCTCGTACGTGTACTCGGTCATGACCTTGCGAAGGGCAGCTTCGGCCAGCGCCTGCGGGTGGGGGTGATCGAGCAGAAAGGCGATGCCCCGCGCGAGGTCATGCACGTCGCCGTACCGGGCCTGGTAGCCGTTGAGGCCGTGATCCACGATATCGGCCGGTCCGCTGTCCCTGAAGCAGACCACCGGAGTTCCGCAGGCCAGTGACTCCATCGCGACCTTTCCAAAGGCTTCCTCAAGGGACGGCATGACGGTGACATCGGCCCCCGCATACAGCTGCGCCAGCCGCCTATCGTCATCAAGGGCCCCCACAAAGTGGGTGTTCAACCCCATGTCGGGGGGGGTTTTCCCGTAGAGCGAGCCAAACACCACCACTTCCAACTGGGCGGCATCGGCGCGGCGCGCCAGCAGGAAAGTGGCTTGCCGCAGCGCCTCGAAGCCTTTGCGCTGGTCACTCAGCGGGTGCGTCGCGCCGAACAGGATGAGCCGGCGATCCGGCGCCCATCCCAGGGCGGCGCGCGCCTCGGCCTGCGGCACCGGACGGAAGACCGAGATGTCAAGCGCGTTGGGAATAACGACGATCTCCCGTTCGGCGAACAGCGAGCTGCGCCGTGCCTGCTCAGCGAGCCAGCGGCTCAGCGCGACCAGGGTGAAAGCGCGGTTTTGCCAGGCGCGCGCCTTGCGGCGGTGCAGCACCCGCGAGAGGTCGTTTGGGTGATCTGACCCCAACGCCGGGCAGTGCCCGCAGTTCGCCTCGAAACCGCGGCAGCTTCCCGCGTAGTGACAACCCCCGGTCATGGGCCACAGGTCACGCAGGGTCCAGACGACCGGCGCGCGAATGCCCGCAATGCTCTCGGGGCTCAGAAAGCCGTCGTTGATCCAGTGCAGGTTCACCACATCGGGCTGCAGGGCGTTGATCCGGCGGTGCACCGGCCACGGCAGCGCTGCCGCTGAAAAGTACCGGTCCAGCCGAGGATGCCACGCCCGAAGCTCGCGTTCGCTGCGGCGGGCCAGGGCGGAGACCCAGCGTGGACGGTACTCCAGGACCTGGGGATCACGGCTGCTTTTGCGCTGCACCAGGATGGTGGAGTGCACCCGCGTCCTCAGGGCGTGATGTAGCCAGTAGGCTCCGCGCGCAGCGCCGCCGTCCACGTCGCTGCTGCTGAGGTGCAGGACCTTCACCGCCGCACCTCCACGGGGGGACGGGGGAAATACGGGGGCGGGGGCGTCATCACGCGCAAGATAGGCGGCCTTCCGTTACCCGAAAGTAAACAGGCCTGCCGGATCGGGGGTGTGGGCAGGCCAGGGAAGACCAGAGGCCCCACCGGGCTGCGCTGACCCCAGAGCCGTCACCGCTGAGCCTTTCTCGGGAATTTAGCGCAATGGTAACGCTGTCCCGCGGACACTGCGGGGGCGGTGATGCCACCGCTGCCACAGCCTTCGGGGTCTGTGCCGCACTTGGGCCGAGGTGAACAGTGAGAATGGGGATTCCGGTCGACGCCAAAATTTATGTGGCGGGGCACGAGAGCGTGATGGGCACAGTGCTGTGCCAGAAGTTAAGGGCCCTGGGCTACGGGAACATCATCACGCGGGGCGCAGCAGACCTGGATCTGCGCGACCAACCTGCCGTCTACGCCTTTTTCGAGCAGGAGTTGCCCGACTATGTCTTTATCGCTCCGTTGGGCTGCGAGCATGTTCTAGACAACCTGCTGCGCCCCGCAGAGTCCCTGTACGGTCGTCTGATGTCCCTGTTCAACCTGGTGCACGCGTCGTACCTGTACGAGGTTCGCAAGCTCCTGAGCATCATCGACTGTCAGTTCACCGTTGAAGCCCTGCGCTATGAGACCGATGAGGTGACCTTGCGGCAGTACCGCCTGGAGAGCCGCGAGGCGGATGAACTGCTGAAGTCAGTCGCGGCCGGGTTATGCGACCGTTACCGCCGGCAATACAACTGCGACTTCATCTCCGTGGTGTTTCACCCTGAGGCTTCTGCGGTGGACACGTCCAAAGGACCGGTGATCCTGACCCGCGGCACCTCTCCCCACCACGGGGATCACCTCTATTCGGACGACCCCGCCGATGCCTGCCTGTTTCTGATGGAGAACTTCTCGGCCACCGGGGCCATCGCCGTGCTCACTGGTCCGCGTGGTTCCAGCCCTGCATGAATCGTCCGGCTGTTGGGGGAGCCTTCCACTGCACCGATTTAATTTCTCGTTAGCGCCCGCCTGCCTACCCTGATGGTGCTGAACACGCTCCCGCGTACTTGGGCCGGGGCAGCCGCCGGAGATGAACGGGAAATCCCCTCTCACACCTCAGTGAACGTGATGCCGCCCTTTCCCTCAGACCACCCTTCCACTCCCAGGAGACCAGACATGCATGACTCCCCCCTGAATGTTGCCGTCGTGGGTACCGGCTATGTTGGTCTGGGCACGGCTGTCCTGCTCGCCTATTTCGGGCATCAGGTGGTCGGCCTAGACGTCGATCAGGAGAAGGTCGAGACCCTGCGGCGCGGCGAGCTGCCCATCTACGAGCCGGGCCTCGCCGAGCTGATGCAGGCGTGCGGCGAACGCCTGCGCTGGACCACGGACTACCGTGAAGCGATTCCCAACGCGGACGTGATTTTTATCTGTGTGGGAACCCCGCCGCTGCCTGATGGGCGGCCTGATCTGCGCTTTGTGGCGCAGGCTGCGCAGGCCATCGCGAGGCACCTGAACGGCAAGTTTCAGGTGGTCGTCAACAAGAGCACGGTGCCGGTGGGAACCGGGGACTGGGTGGCGCGCATCATCGAGGAGTACGCGCCGGACTACAAGGCTGGGCGGTACGGCGTGGTGAGCAATCCAGAGTTCCTGCGCGAGGGGAGCGCCCTGTTCGACAGCCTCTACCCGGACCGCCTGGTGTTGGGGGGCGAGGACGAGCGCGCGGTGGCACGGCTGCTGGAGCTGTACGCGCCGCTGATCGAGCAGCACTTTGAAGCCCCGGCCCACGTTCCCCGGCCAGCCGGCTACACGCGGCCCGAGGTGGTGAGCACCAGCCTGTCCAGTGCGGAGATGATCAAGTACGCCGCCAACGCCTTTTTGGCGCTCAAGATCAGCTTTGCCAACGAGATCGCCGGGCTGTGTGAGCGGGTGGATGCGGACATTGAGGAGGTGATGCGCGGCATCGGCAGTGATCAGCGTATCGGCCGCCGCTTCCTGGCTGCGGGGGTGGGCTGGGGCGGCTCCTGCTTCGGCAAGGACACAGCTGCCCTGATCAGCACCGGCGAGGAGTACGGCTACGCCATGCCGATTCTCAAAGCTGCCGTGGAGGTCAACCAGCGGCAGCGGCAGCTCGTGATCGCCAAGCTGCAGGGGCATCTGCACCGCCTCAAGGGCAAGCGGGTCGCGGTGCTGGGCATGGCCTTTAAGCCCAATACCGACGACCTGCGCGACGCCCCCGCCCATGACTGCATCGCGCGGCTCAACAGCCTGGGTGCCACCGTGATCGCCCACGACCCGGTGGCGATGGACCGCGCCCGCCACGAGTGGACGCACCTCCGCTACAGCGAGGCGGCGAGCGCCGAGGACGCCCTGCGGGGCGCGGATGCCGCCATCATCATGACCGAGTGGGCGGACTACCAGGCGCTGGACTGGGAGCGTGCGCTGCGCAGTATGCGCCATCCCCTGATCATCGACACGCGCAATATCGTGAAGCGGAGCCCAGGGCTGGGGACCATCGAGCAGATCGGTCGCCGCCTGCCACCCCCGCCCGTGCCCATGGTCGGAGTGACGGCATGAATATCCTGCTGACAGGCAGCGCCGGTTTTATTGGAAGCCACCTGACGGAGCGGCTGCTGGCCGAGGGTCACCACGTGATTGGCGTGGACAACTACCTCAGCGGTCAGCCCGCCAACACGGCGCTGTTCCGGGAGCATCCACGCTTTCGCTTCATCCAGGCAGACGTGAGCCTGGGCCTTCCCGATCCGGGCGTGCGGCTGGACTTCGTGCTGCACTTTGCGAGCCCCGCCAGCCCTCCGCACTATCAGCAGCACCCTGTTGCAACGCTGATGGTGGGCGCGCAGGGCACCCAGCACGCCCTGGACCTGGCACGAGCACACGGGGCGGCCTTTTTGCTGGCCTCCACCTCCGAAGTCTATGGGGATCCCGAGGTCCACCCGCAACCCGAGACGTACTGGGGACACGTGAACCCCAACGGCCTGCGCAGTTGTTACGACGAGGCCAAGCGGTATGCCGAGGCGCTCACGATGGCCTACCACCGTCACTATGGGGTGGATACCCGCATTGTCCGCATCTTTAATACCTATGGACCGCGGATGCGCGCCGATGATGGCCGGGTGGTCACGAACTTCATCCACCAGGCGCTTGCGGGACAGCCCCTCACCGTGTACGGCGACGGAAGCCAAACCCGCAGCTTCCAATACGTCTCCGACCTTGTTCGCGGGATTATGGCGCTGATGGACGTGCCCGACCCTTTCCCCGTCAACCTGGGAAATCCCGACGAGTACACCATCCTCCAGTTTGCCGAGCGTATCCGTGACCTGATCGATCCGCGTCTCCCGATCATTCACCGGCCCCTGCCGGCGGATGACCCGCGTCAGCGCCGACCTGACATCACCCGGGCTCGCACCCTGCTGGGCTGGTCTCCTCAGGTCAGCCTGCAAGACGGCCTGGCCCGTACCGTGGAGAGTTTCCGGGCGGTGGGCGGACAACCGGAGCGCCTGGTCTCCGCTCGGCTGGACGGTCACTGAGGAGGGCGTCCAGTGTGCGCTCAAGAAAGGCCGGAGTGACCCTTCGTACCGTCGCGCTGATTGACCCCCTGCAGGGCGGGCACCACGAGGGGTACGCCGCACTGCTGGCACGCGAGTTGATTCAAAGAGGGCTCGCAGTGCATGTGATCGGCAGTGCCCGTCTGGTGAGGTACGTCCGCCGAGCGGTTCCAGAGGTGACCGGAGACGTCGTCCAGCTCTACGCGCACAGCGAGGCCCAGCACTACAACCAGGGACGGCTAGAGCGTGAGCGTCTCAACGTGCGCTTTTTCCGCGAGGCGCTGCGGCGAGCGCGGGTGAGGGGCTGCGATACGGCGCACATCCTGTGGCTGGATAGTTTTGTTCTGTCCCTGCTCCTCGTGTGGTTGAGCGGGGCGGGGCATGGACTCCGTCTCCGGGTCACGCTGCACTGGCTGTATTTTCTACGGGGCTTTCAGGCTCGGCTTGGGGGCAGGAGCGAGGCGGGGCATCTGCTGATGCTGCGCCTGCTGGGTCGGCTCGGTGGCCGCGTGATGCTGCACTCTCCCGCACTGGCGCAGGTGTTAAGTCCCCGGCTGGGCCGCTCTATGGTCGACGTCCTGCCCTACCCGGTCGAGCCCCCGCAGATTCCCCCTGAGCAGCGCGTGGCAGAGCGGCAGGCCATGCGCCTGCGACTCGGGGTGCCGCCGGAGGCCCGCGTGCTCCTGGCCTTTGGTGGGATGCGCCCCGACAAAGGCCAAGACCTCGCCCTGCGCGCGCTGGCCCAGCTCCCGGACAGGGACCACCTCCTCTTTGTGGGGCGTGCGACCCCCTCGGATGCCGAGCAACTCCGGCGGCTGGCCAGCGAACTCGGGGTGACCCAGCGGGTGCATCTGCACCTTGAATACGTGCCGGATGAGGATGTCGAGCGGTATTTCCTGGCCTCGGACATCGTTCTGTTGCCGTACCGGCGAAACTTTGCGGGACAAAGCGGACCGTTGGTGATCGCGGCGTCGCTGGGCCTCCCCGTCTTGGCCTCCAGGGTGGGCGTGCTTGCTGAGACGGTGAACGCCTACCGTCTGGGGGCCTTGTTTCCCCCCGAGGACCCCGAGGCGCTGGCCCGCTGCGTGGCCTCGTTCGACCGGTCTTCCTTTCAGCCGCAGACCCACCGTTTTCGCGAGGACCATACCCCCGCTGCGTTTGCCGAGGCGGTCTTGCGCAGCTACAGCATGGGCGAGCCGACAACGCTGCCCGCCGGCGTGTCCCACCCCGAAGAACGAACGGGCAACACGGTCTCCGGCGCGTAGAAGTTCGCCTGTCCGCTTTTGCCGAAAGAAGATCCCCGGGGAGGGCATCCGCGTTCTGTGGCTGTTGCTAGACTGTGGACATGCCCGCGGACCGTTCGCTTGACGCCGAGCCCACCACCCGTCAGCTCGACCCAGAGGTGCTCAAGAGCCTGCAAAACCGCCTGTCGCGTGTAGAAGGCCACGTGCGCGGCGTGAGCAGGATGCTCGAAAACGGCAGCTCCTGTGACGAAGTGCTCGTGCAACTGGCCGCCATCAAGGCCGCCATCGTCAAAGTGGAGGGGTTGCTGCTCGAAGACCACATCGACTCCTGTGTCATTCCCGCCGTGCAGGCCGGGAACGGCGACGCAGCTGTGAAATCGCTCAAACGGGCCCTGCTCAAGCTGCTCTGAGCGCGCCTTCTCGCAGGGCCCGGCCGTGATGGCCGGGCTTTCTTGTGGGGGGATGGGTGCTGGTGTAGGCGTGAGTAGCTTTCCTCAGGGATGACCGCCCGATCTCTTTACATATCCCTTGGGGGGGCATAGGATAACTGGGAGGAGTAATCACCATGACTCAGACCTACAAAGTCACCGGCATGACCTGCGCCCACTGCGCCAGCAGCGTCGAGAGCGCCCTGAAGCGGGTTCCGGGCGTCGCGAACGCCAGCGTGAAGTACATCCGCAAGGAAGCCACGGTGGAAGGCCAGGCGGACTCCCAGGCGCTTAAACAGGCGGTCCGTGAGGCGGGCTACGGCCTTGAAGACAAATGAAACGCGTCGACCTGGCCGTT
It encodes:
- a CDS encoding glycoside hydrolase family 52 protein, yielding MTTAYLSHHAPWGAYASFVLGEFGKGGGFALSDVHSPDRSVYIAYRTGRAPVQVLPFLSAPLGLGELAYQANADGVARSTPAVRSVPGEELDRQLLWASDEWRHGPFRLRLLSPFGEVPAPGTDDDALRLAVCPVVLAELELDNGDSDVPAEMLFALEGVNRPLSDTAGGALLGAAAGRSWGVAALPGAGVEEVQDFDVIGAAFGERRPRVRRLGNAGGVMLTVPAGETGRLVLALGTYQAGTITSSLNTRFFYTGFFSNLEEVLTFGLENVRHYWELAATRDEELLQSGLSQDRQFLLAHATHGYLANTQLLVREDGRPLWVVNEGEYRMINTLDLTVDQLFWELRYHPWTTAHVLDLFVERYAFTDEIKCGEERLPGGLSFTHDMGVSNVFTPPGISSYETENLDGCFSHMTFEQLTNWTLSATMYGLLADRSWLEEHVGTLEACLASLLVRDTDGDGVMDADSARTKNGAEITTYDSLDASLGPARGNLYLAVKTWASLVCLHQALTLLGRDGETARAQAQRTAERIVQAFDPARGYIPALLFGGSDACILPAIEALAYPFLLGLRETVSEQGPYGSLITALRRHLATALQPGVCLDATSGGWKLSSTSVNTWLSKIFLCQFVAEEVFGLQPNPRCDEAHVRWQQVGSAPHGPTDQVRSTDGHALGSRLYPRLVTSVLWLPRPWAEQAATRQTPFRVPLTT
- a CDS encoding glycosyltransferase family A protein — its product is MTLHPSPRVSVLMPTYRQAHFLPRAVESLLAQSLSDWELIVVDDGSPDHTGEVVQSYLADPRISYHRLERNVGLGAALNHALSFAQAPLVAYLPSDDVYYRDHLAQLADTLAAYPEAALAYSGVRHHYNRTAAGQIGGFSLQLVQVMHRRSGDRWLERSELTTDDLGRMYWHALERRGPAVGTERVTCEWVDHPEQRHKIVREPVGGINTYRDYYGVQEPLRFHTTVGHFIDEVERYRRYRERPPTPPAPGGLKILLVGELAYNPERVLALAEQGHRLYGLWMEKPYWYNWTGPLPFGHVQDIGRTNWQAAVREIKPDVIYGLLNWQAVPFVHHVLTENPGVPFVWHFKEGPFICLEKGTWRELLELYARADGRIYSSREMQDWFEMLSPQLADGRPTLVLDGDLPKRESVGGERSPRLSNSDGELHTVVPGRPIGLHPETVAELAAQGIHLHFYGEFTHGQWQGWIERTKRLAGRFLHLHPNVNQENWVAEFSRYDAGWLHFFRSENAGELRRANWDDLNIPARMATLAAAGVPMLQGDNTGHIVATQSLARELDLGLFFRDMADLGAQLEDRERLTRLREHVWALRDQFTFDHHVGRLITFFREVIGDIAVQTKAEAPRPSR
- a CDS encoding HU family DNA-binding protein, encoding MLRTMTKKSTKAPAKKSTAKAAPAQDNAQEARAAGREGGSGKVAKTQLVELVAGKTGLTKKQSEEAVSAMLGVVVDAIKSGKSVGLPGLGTLSVKQTAARTGVRPGTNERIQIPAGKKVAFKVASTLKSSLGVTDDTASAE
- a CDS encoding lipopolysaccharide biosynthesis protein, whose amino-acid sequence is MSLKSRTVHAIKWSYVSLGIGTALQLVFAAVLSRLLTPEAFGVVALAFMLQRVGQFVGDLGIGQAIVQKPELTETDIRAGFTSSLLLGALVTVIAWCLAPLAGRFYDLPELVPVFRVYAGAYLLNALIVLSSSLLRRSLRFRPLVTAELTSYILGHGVIGLGTAYLGFGALSVALSALAQAIIQTVFLYAATRHSLRLTLRREAYRPLYAFGTRVTVVNFLEFLSANLDTLLLGRLYSPTALGLYSRSYNTVSGPALNFAGSLTRVLAPSFSAVQTEPERLRRAYHSALLALMLVMGCVSGGIVVAAPEIVRVLLGPQFLEAVPLLRIFGLLLPFLVTSNLSGVLAEATARLGAKIRIQLVYFLGLLLAFWTTYRLGGSVVAIALTLLAATILRNVAFALLARSIVGGGRAILRAYGTGLLCLLGSAAVSFAVVQPLRHLGTPLAVLFTAELLLGAVVLAAAVFLAPPNELQTIARRILPRLSSRWRGVLGPP
- a CDS encoding glycosyltransferase; its protein translation is MKVLHLSSSDVDGGAARGAYWLHHALRTRVHSTILVQRKSSRDPQVLEYRPRWVSALARRSERELRAWHPRLDRYFSAAALPWPVHRRINALQPDVVNLHWINDGFLSPESIAGIRAPVVWTLRDLWPMTGGCHYAGSCRGFEANCGHCPALGSDHPNDLSRVLHRRKARAWQNRAFTLVALSRWLAEQARRSSLFAEREIVVIPNALDISVFRPVPQAEARAALGWAPDRRLILFGATHPLSDQRKGFEALRQATFLLARRADAAQLEVVVFGSLYGKTPPDMGLNTHFVGALDDDRRLAQLYAGADVTVMPSLEEAFGKVAMESLACGTPVVCFRDSGPADIVDHGLNGYQARYGDVHDLARGIAFLLDHPHPQALAEAALRKVMTEYTYERQAQAYLNLYEHVLAQARARRSPPARPT
- a CDS encoding NAD-dependent epimerase/dehydratase family protein, translated to MGIPVDAKIYVAGHESVMGTVLCQKLRALGYGNIITRGAADLDLRDQPAVYAFFEQELPDYVFIAPLGCEHVLDNLLRPAESLYGRLMSLFNLVHASYLYEVRKLLSIIDCQFTVEALRYETDEVTLRQYRLESREADELLKSVAAGLCDRYRRQYNCDFISVVFHPEASAVDTSKGPVILTRGTSPHHGDHLYSDDPADACLFLMENFSATGAIAVLTGPRGSSPA